CGGCAAGGGAATTGAGGAGAACAATCCTGCCTATCGGAAGAAAGTTTCGCTATTCGCACATAAATAGTTATTTTTGTAGGAGGAATCTCATTTAAGACGCATTGATGCATGGCAAAGAATAAACTGGCCAAATTTGCCGACATGGCCACCTATGACAACGTATTTCAATACACTTTCGAAACCCTTCAGGGAAACGGATTTCCGCTGAAAGGAAAATGGAATGAACATTTTGGCAACAACAACCCTGTTGTGTTGGAGTTGGGATGCGGTAAAGGGGAGTATACAGTGGGACTGGCACACAAATATCCGGACAAAAACTTTGTCGGAATCGACATCAAGGGTGCCAGGATGTGGAAAGGTGCTACAGAAGCAATTGAGGAGAAGCTTACCAATGTGGCATTTTTACGCACCCACATTGAACTGATCAGTTACTTCTTCGCGGAAAATGAGGTGTCGGAGATCTGGATCACTTTTCCCGACCCGCAGATGAAAAAGGTGAACAAACGGCTCACCTCAACCCGCTTCATGAGGGAGTACAGCCGGATCATGAAGGAGAACGGCCTCATCCACCTGAAAAGTGACAGCCCCTTTCTCTACACATACACCCGGGAGATGATTCGGGAGAATGAATTGGAACTGTTGCATGACACCGATGATCTGTATCATTCCGGGATGGAGGATGAGATTCTTGAAATCCGCACCTTTTATGAACAACAGTGGCTCAGTAGGGGTTTATCCATCAAGTATCTCCGCTTCATCTGTCCCAAGAAAGAGGAATGGAGGGAGCCTGACATTGAGATTGAAAAAGACCCCTATCGCAGCTTCGGGAGAGATGCAAGAGTTTAAAATGTTTGGACGTGTTTTCGTTAGTTTGTTAATACTATAAAAAATAAAGCTAATCGCTAAAAGCTAAAATTATGGCAATATACCCACAGCTAATCATTGACGCACTGAAACATGTGCGTTACCCGGGAACGGGGCAGGATCTAGTGTCTGCCGGCATGGTGGAAGATGACATCCGCATTGAAGGAATGAAGGTGAGCTTTTCGCTCATCACCGAGAAACCGAACGACCCCTTTATCAAGTCGGTTGTGAAGATGGCCGAACAGGCGATCCTCACGTATGGCGACAAGGACATTGAGATCAAGGGCAACATCACGGTGAAGTCGAAGCAACCACCACGTCCGGCGTTGCCGGAACTGCTGCCCGGGGTGAAGAACATCATCGCCGTGGCTTCCGGAAAGGGGGGTGTGGGCAAAAGCACAGTCTGTACCAACCTGGCAGTGGCCCTGGCACAGAAAGGATACCGTGTGGGACTGCTCGACGCCGATATCTTCGGTCCCTCGGTACCTAAGATGCTGGGGGTGGAGGATGCCGCTCCCATGTTGGAGAAGATTGAAGGACGCGACATGATCATCCCCATCGAGAACCATGGTGTGAAGATGCTTTCCATCGGCTTCTTCGTGAAGAAAGAGGATGCGGTGGTCTGGCGCGGTGCCATGGCCGGCAAT
This genomic window from Dysgonomonadaceae bacterium zrk40 contains:
- a CDS encoding Mrp/NBP35 family ATP-binding protein; protein product: MAIYPQLIIDALKHVRYPGTGQDLVSAGMVEDDIRIEGMKVSFSLITEKPNDPFIKSVVKMAEQAILTYGDKDIEIKGNITVKSKQPPRPALPELLPGVKNIIAVASGKGGVGKSTVCTNLAVALAQKGYRVGLLDADIFGPSVPKMLGVEDAAPMLEKIEGRDMIIPIENHGVKMLSIGFFVKKEDAVVWRGAMAGNALKQLIGDAEWGEIDYFLIDLPPGTSDIHLTLVQTLPITGAVIVSTPQEVALADARKGISMFTGDKVNVPILGLVENMSWFTPAELPENRYYLFGKEGCKRLAAEKGYALLGQIPIMQSIREAGDDGQPVALQEDSITGMAFAELADNVVAAVDRRNRELPRTGIVEITHK
- the trmB gene encoding tRNA (guanosine(46)-N7)-methyltransferase TrmB, which codes for MAKNKLAKFADMATYDNVFQYTFETLQGNGFPLKGKWNEHFGNNNPVVLELGCGKGEYTVGLAHKYPDKNFVGIDIKGARMWKGATEAIEEKLTNVAFLRTHIELISYFFAENEVSEIWITFPDPQMKKVNKRLTSTRFMREYSRIMKENGLIHLKSDSPFLYTYTREMIRENELELLHDTDDLYHSGMEDEILEIRTFYEQQWLSRGLSIKYLRFICPKKEEWREPDIEIEKDPYRSFGRDARV